In the genome of Polaromonas vacuolata, the window GCGTGATCGATGTTTGCATGCTTTGATTATGTAGCGTGGGCGTTGCGCAAAAAAAAGCAAACCCGCCGCATGCGGTGTTGGCGCGGGTTACAATCGCAGGCTTTGCAGCATTTCGCTGGCCGGGTGGCCATGTCGTGTGTCTCAATCGCTGCAACATACTTTAAACAGTTGGGATGGAAATTTCTTCATCCCACCACCCGAAGGAAATATTATGGTCGTCATCCGACTTGCACGCGGCGGTTCTAAGCACCGTCCATTTTTTAACATCGTTGTGGCCGACAAACGCGTTCGCCGCGATGGTCGCTTCATCGAGCGTATTGGGTTTTACAACCCAATCGCTAAAGGTGGCGAAGAAGGCCTGCGTATTGCGCAAGACCGTCTGACTCACTGGGTTGGTGTTGGTGCTCAGGCATCCCCAACTGTGACCCGTCTGATTAAGCAGGGCGCTGCTGCCGCTGCTAAAGCCGCAGTCTAAAGCGTGGTGTTCCTATGCTGACCGTCCTCGAGTCGACTGGCTTGCCAGCTGACGCCATTGAAGTCGGTCGCATATTGGACGCCTGGGGTGTTAAGGGTTGGCTAAAAGTTTTACCCCATAGCACCCAGCCAGAGGCCTTGCTAACTGCTAAAACGTGGTTTTTGCAAGCGCCCGACGCAAAATTTCGCCCTGGTTTCTCGGCCTTTAAAGGCACGGTCCGTGTGAGCGTTGATGAATCCAAAACCCACTCAGATTCCGTGGTCTCCAAGCTCGCTAGCATGGATGACCGCAATGACGCAGAAGCTCTGCGTGGCTGCCGCATATTTTTGCCGCGCAGCAGTTTTCCCGCCGCCACAACTGATGAGTACTATTGGGTCGATTTAATCGGCCTGAATGTCGTTAACCGTGAGGGCATTGTCCTTGGTTGCGTTCGTGATTTGATGACTACTGGCCCGCACTCTGTGCTGTGCGTCGAATCTCAAATGACTCAGGAAGATGGTCAAGAAGTTGCCACCGAGCGCATGATCCCGTTTGTCGCCGCTTACGTTGACACGGTTGATCTCCCGGGCAAACTCATCACTGTCGACTGGCAGCCCGATTACTAAAACCCAGCCTCTCGGTTAGGGCTTTATGCCTGTTTTTTATAAGCCTGTTAAAGGCGCTGGCTTTGTGATGTTTGCGGCCCTTAATCCTGCACGCGAAATCTCTGCACAATCTTTTTTATATGCGCTTTGACGTCATCACTCTTTTCCCTGAGTTGTTCGCTCCTTTTTTGGTCAGCGG includes:
- the rpsP gene encoding 30S ribosomal protein S16 — encoded protein: MVVIRLARGGSKHRPFFNIVVADKRVRRDGRFIERIGFYNPIAKGGEEGLRIAQDRLTHWVGVGAQASPTVTRLIKQGAAAAAKAAV
- the rimM gene encoding ribosome maturation factor RimM (Essential for efficient processing of 16S rRNA), with protein sequence MLTVLESTGLPADAIEVGRILDAWGVKGWLKVLPHSTQPEALLTAKTWFLQAPDAKFRPGFSAFKGTVRVSVDESKTHSDSVVSKLASMDDRNDAEALRGCRIFLPRSSFPAATTDEYYWVDLIGLNVVNREGIVLGCVRDLMTTGPHSVLCVESQMTQEDGQEVATERMIPFVAAYVDTVDLPGKLITVDWQPDY